The following nucleotide sequence is from Nitrospira sp..
GATTTAAAGGCTGCCGGTGTCGACCGGATCAATCACAATTTGAACACCAGCGAAGCGTATCACCCCTCCATCTGTACGACCCACACCTTCCAGGATCGACTGGCCACCCTCCAGCATGCGCGGACGGCCGGACTGGAAATCTGCTCCGGCGGCATCGTCGGTATGGGGGAGCGCGACGAGGATCTCGTCGACTTGGCCCTAGCGCTGCGAGCCGTGAAGCCGGAATCCATCCCGCTCAACACCTTGCACCCTGCGTCAGGGACGCCGTTGGAGCACTGTGATACCCTCACTCCGCAGCGCTGCCTGAAAGCCCTCTGTCTCTTCCGTTTCCTCAACCCACGGACGGAAATCCGCATTGCCGGTGGCCGCGAGCGTAATCTGCGCAGCCTCCAGCCCCTCGCGCTGTACCCGGCGGACTCGGTCTTCGTTGATGGGTACCTCACGACACCGGGCCAGCCGGCTGCTGAGGTCTGGCGGATGATCGAGGATCTCGGATTCGAAATTGAGGCAGACCATCAGCCGGCCGCTCCCTCCTCGGTGGAGGCTCCGCAGCCTGCGGTTCAGCTTCATTCGTAACGCAAGCCGTCGATGAGCGGCTGCCTGGCCGCCCAGCGTGCCGGCCACAGCCCCGCCACGAGGGCTGCGGCCAAGGCCATGAGGGCTATCTCTGCGGTCAGCCCGAACGGCCACGAGAGCTGAATCGTCCAACCAAACGACTGCCGATTGATCACACGGATCAGGATCCACGCCAGGGCGAACCCTCCAACGAGCCCCATCGCGGTCCCCAACAAACCCAAATAGCCGGCCTCCCACAAAATCAACGCGGTAACCTGCCCTGGACTGCCGCCGATAGCCTGCAGCGTCGCCAGCTCTCGACGTCGCTCTACCACCGAGGTTACGAGGGTGTTGACAATGCCAAGCATGGCGATAATCACCGCTATCGCCTCTAAGACATAGGTGAGGGCGAAGGTCCGATCGAAAATCCGTAGGATCTCGCGGCGCAGTTCGGCATTGCTGAGCACGATCGGAGCAAACGCCGAGTGGGGGACACGGGCCAAGGTCTCCTCAAGGGCGCCCCGAGCTTGTTCCAGATCCGAACCGGGGTTGGTATAGACAGGAAACACTGTCACCGCCGTATCCTTCCACCATCGATGGTAGAGCGCCCTGTCCATGACGATCTTACCCCCATCGGTTGCATAGTCGAAAAATACTCCTAAGACCGTCACCATCTGTTCCCCAGCCGGAGTCATGACGGACAGGCGGTCTTCCGTGGTCACCCTCAAGGCATTGGCCAGCACCTCTGAGACAATGACCCCATCACCGGCTGCGGCACGACGCAAAATCGTCGAGGGGTCGCCGTCTATAAAGAGATATCTGCTTCGTGCGGCGTGGAGGGCCAGATCCCTTGACACCAGGGCGATCGAACGTCCCTGAATTTCAATCCGAACGTCTCGGTAGGTGTCCACGGCGGACACATGCTCCGTCTCGGCGAGCCGCGCCTGCCACGCAAAAGGTAGGGTGGTCCCCTCTGCCCCCTCCTGCCCCACATGGGGCCAGCCGGCCGGCGCCACGATGAAATCAGCCATGACTGTCTGATTGATCCAGATTTCCACGGTTGCGCGAAAGCTCCGAATCATCACCATCACACCGACCATGATCGCCACCCCCACCAGAAAGGCGGAGACGGTCACCGCATTGCGCCCGATTCCCCTCACGGTTTGCTCACGGGCGATATGGCGAATGGCTCCTCCCAGATTGGGAGCAGCATCCCCACCCCCCAGTCGGCGAGTCCGACACACTTGCTGGATCAATACCGGTACCAGACAAGACAAGCCCGCCAAGATACAGAATGTTGCCAGGTATCCGAACACCGGAACGCCGCCGATCGGTTCCAGGAATAGGGAGCCGGCTGCGATCAGGAGAAGCAGCAACCCTGCCTTCGTCATCGCGGTAACGCGCACATGTTGCGCCACGTCATAGGCACCCTGGGCCAGGGCGGCCACGACGACCGTCCGACCGGCATCCAGGCTGGGGCCAAGCGCCCCGCACAGAGACACAACACTGCCGATCAACAACGCTTCCTGTAACAGCGAAGCAGCTGCGGCCAACCCTTGCCACACCTGGGGCACAGTCCCCAGCGGAACGTAAAGGTCCTGAATGGTCCTCCCAACCAACCCCACGAGCACATGGCCCAGAGCCAAACCTAACCCACCACCGATCGCGCCTCCTGCCAATCCGAGCAGGCCCGCTTCAGCCAGGAAGAGTCCCGCGACCATGGCTTCAGACATCCCGATTGCTCGCAAAATCCCTACCTCGCGGCGCCGTTGCGCCACGGCAAAGGCGATCGTGTTGTATATCAGGAAGGTGCCCACTAACAGCCCCACCATGCTGAGCACCGACAGGTTCATTTGAAACGCCCGAACCATGGCCTCGACCTGCCGGCTGCGCTGAATCGGGCGACGAACAGTGACTGCCGGCGGGGCAACCTGCCTCACTGCCTCGGCAACCGCTTCGACAGAGACCGCTTTATCCGTGATCACATCGATCCGGTCTAAACGACCGATCAGGTCGAAAGTTCGCTGAGCGACTGCAATGTCCATCACGGCGATCCGATCCCACGCGGACAGAGCCCCGACGGGCCTGTTCATGATCGCCGCTACGGACAGGGTCAGCTCACGGTTCCCGTGGTCGACAAGGATCTGCTGGCCCACCTTCACCCCCAGCTCCAGGGCAAGAGCGTGCCCCAGCAGCAGCCCCTCGGGAGCGAAGAGCTCCCCCAGCCCATCCGTTTCGTCATCTATGCTCGATAGCGTCGCGGGAATGCGGCCCTGCCTCGTCCCTAGTTCCTCCAGTAGATCCAGTCCAAGCACGGTCAAGGATCGGATGCGGCCATCCGACTGCACCGTACGCACACTCACCTCCAAGACCGGCCGCGTCGACTCGACTCCGGCAACTTCTCGGACTCGTCGGATGAAGCGCTCATCCATCCCCCCTGCCCCGCCCGATACTTGAAGCGTGACGGGACCCGCCACGGTCAGGACCGACTCCTCGAACGAACGCAGCACGTTCACATTGGCGGTCTGAACGGCAACCGTCGCGGCGACCCCCAACCCAACTCCAAGGATCGTAAGCAGGGTCCGACCACGATGGGTAGTGACATGGATCCATCCGAGACGAAAGAACACAAAGATCCAAGTAACTGGTACACTTCTCATGAGACAGCTAGCTGACCGAGTGGTGTAGTAATTGTTTTTACAGATTTACCCAGGTATGCTAGGATTACTAACAGTAGAATTTGGGACACAATCTCATGGCAACACGCAAACGAGTTCGGTCCAAGAAAGTTAGCGGATCCCGAAAGTCCCTCTCCCCGACCAAGCCCGCACGCACCGCGCAACCAGCCCGGACGACGAAGCCGAGCGGAAAACGGTCAGATGGGTTAACCCCCCGTCAGAAGGAAATTCTGAAACTGGTTTCGCAGGGTTACACGAACCGCGACATTGCAGGCCGGCTGGAGATCAGCGTGCGCACAGTGGAAGTGCACCGCTTCAATTTGATGCGGCGGTTGAAGGTTCGAAATGTAGCCCAGTTGCTCCGCCAGGCATTGCAACACGGCTTTCTCCCGAAAAACTTCGCATTCAAGTAACGGGTCCCAGAGTGGGGAACTCGTCGACTCAGAGTTCTCTGAGTTTTCCCCGACAGGCCTCAAGCGACACGAACTCTCTGCTCGTCAGTTCGTGAACCAGCTCTTTTTCCAATCGGTCGAACACAGCCACGCCTTCTTCAACCAACGCGGTTCCGACTTGAACCGCTGAGGCCCCACAGAGCACATGTTCGAAGGCATCGACGCCCCGAACCACGCCACCGGTCCCAATGATGGGAATCCGCCCGTCCAGTAGTTTCCAGAAAGCCCTTACATTGGCCAATGCGACAGGTTTGATCATAGCCCCACCCAAGCCGCCGAAGCCGCCTTTTGGCTTGATCACCGGTGTTTGTCGTTGCGGGTCGATGACCAATCCGTTCCCGACTGAGTTGATGAGGTTCAAGTAATCCACGCCGCAGCGCCGAATCACATCCGCCATCACCGCATGGTGGGCGGGGTCGAAGTACGGAGGCAGCTTCACCCCCATGGGCACTGAAATCAAGGGGCGAACGCGCCGGAGCAGCCGCTCGGAGTCGACCGGATCATAGGCAATCTGTGGTTTTCCGGGAATATTCGGGCAGGAGAGGTTGACTTCAATCAGGTCCGGTCTCGCCTGATCAATGGCGCGCGCCATGGTCAGGAAATCATCTTCACACAGTCCCGCAATACTGGCAATCACCGGCTTCCCGAACCGAGCCAATTCGGGGATGAGGTCTGCGTAGGCGCGATAGCCAAGATTGGGCAACCCCATGGAGTTGATGGACCCGCCGGGAAACCCATAATACCGCGGTTCGGGATTGCCCCCACGCGGTTCCAGCGTCATGGACTTCGTCACGATCGCCCCTGCCTGCGAGCGGCCGAGGGCCAAGAGTTCTTCGCGCGTGACGCATAGCGCGCCGGAGGCATTCATGAAACAGGTCGGAAATTTCACTCCCGCAATCGTGACGCTGAGATCCATTCTGCTCCTTTCGGTCTGACATCCGGTGTGGTGCGGTTCACCAGTCGGCCGTCCCGCATGTGCCAGATATAATCCGCAGCAGCCGCCGCGGCTTCGCTATGGGTCACCAGGAGAACCGACTGTCCGAATCGCTCAGGCAGGGCACGAAAGAGTGCCACAATCTCGGCGCCCTGAGTTGAGTCGAGATTGCCGGTCGGTTCATCCGCTAGGATCAGTCGGGGACGATGCACGATTGCGCGCGCGATGGCCACACGCTGCTGCTCCCCTCCCGACAGTTCGCTGGGCCGGTGTCGACGGCGGGTCTCCATCCCCACACTCTGCAGCACCTCGTCTACACGGGACATCACGTGCCTTCCCTGATCGCCGTTCAGCAGCAGCGGAAGGCTCACATTCTCCTCAACCGTCAAGCCTGGGATAAGATGAAACGCCTGAAACACGATCCCGATGAATTCACGCCGAAGACGAGTCCACTCGGCTGCTCCGGCCTGGGTCATCGGCCGGTCTCCAATCGCAATGGTACCGGCAGTCGGATGATCCAATCCCCCAATGAGATTGAGCAACGTGCTTTTTCCACATCCGCTCGGCCCGACGAAGGCACAGAACTCCCCTTCGCCGATATCCAACGTCACATTGTGCAGCGCTCGCACCACCGAGGAGCCATGGCGATATTCCTTCGTCAGGTTTTGGACGCGCGCCACCCGTTGCGGAGAATCGTGCATGACGGCGTATAACACAGCCACGGCTCCCCTACAACCTTGACAGATCAGGGGGGTTTTCCGTACAAGACGAAGGGCATCGTTAACGGAGGGTCCGCATCGTGGCCTTGATGTTCGATCTCATTCGACGGGCTTCCCGCTTGCTCCTCCCCTCGGATTGCACGACCTGTGGACAGGCGCTTTCGAGCGACCCTACGCCGTTCTTCTGTCGAGACTGTTGGGCCCACATTCGGCCGATTCAGGGTCCTG
It contains:
- the bioB gene encoding biotin synthase BioB, with amino-acid sequence MTDFKILADKALRDEALSREESLSVLQAPDSRLLELLQAAFQVRERYFGKTVRLQMLLNAKSGACQEDCHYCSQSAVSTAPIERYGLLPLENMLTGARRAAAAKAQRYCIVISGRSPLDREVADIATAVRTIKQQVPIQICCSLGLLNERQAKDLKAAGVDRINHNLNTSEAYHPSICTTHTFQDRLATLQHARTAGLEICSGGIVGMGERDEDLVDLALALRAVKPESIPLNTLHPASGTPLEHCDTLTPQRCLKALCLFRFLNPRTEIRIAGGRERNLRSLQPLALYPADSVFVDGYLTTPGQPAAEVWRMIEDLGFEIEADHQPAAPSSVEAPQPAVQLHS
- a CDS encoding ABC transporter permease produces the protein MRSVPVTWIFVFFRLGWIHVTTHRGRTLLTILGVGLGVAATVAVQTANVNVLRSFEESVLTVAGPVTLQVSGGAGGMDERFIRRVREVAGVESTRPVLEVSVRTVQSDGRIRSLTVLGLDLLEELGTRQGRIPATLSSIDDETDGLGELFAPEGLLLGHALALELGVKVGQQILVDHGNRELTLSVAAIMNRPVGALSAWDRIAVMDIAVAQRTFDLIGRLDRIDVITDKAVSVEAVAEAVRQVAPPAVTVRRPIQRSRQVEAMVRAFQMNLSVLSMVGLLVGTFLIYNTIAFAVAQRRREVGILRAIGMSEAMVAGLFLAEAGLLGLAGGAIGGGLGLALGHVLVGLVGRTIQDLYVPLGTVPQVWQGLAAAASLLQEALLIGSVVSLCGALGPSLDAGRTVVVAALAQGAYDVAQHVRVTAMTKAGLLLLLIAAGSLFLEPIGGVPVFGYLATFCILAGLSCLVPVLIQQVCRTRRLGGGDAAPNLGGAIRHIAREQTVRGIGRNAVTVSAFLVGVAIMVGVMVMIRSFRATVEIWINQTVMADFIVAPAGWPHVGQEGAEGTTLPFAWQARLAETEHVSAVDTYRDVRIEIQGRSIALVSRDLALHAARSRYLFIDGDPSTILRRAAAGDGVIVSEVLANALRVTTEDRLSVMTPAGEQMVTVLGVFFDYATDGGKIVMDRALYHRWWKDTAVTVFPVYTNPGSDLEQARGALEETLARVPHSAFAPIVLSNAELRREILRIFDRTFALTYVLEAIAVIIAMLGIVNTLVTSVVERRRELATLQAIGGSPGQVTALILWEAGYLGLLGTAMGLVGGFALAWILIRVINRQSFGWTIQLSWPFGLTAEIALMALAAALVAGLWPARWAARQPLIDGLRYE
- a CDS encoding response regulator transcription factor, with translation MATRKRVRSKKVSGSRKSLSPTKPARTAQPARTTKPSGKRSDGLTPRQKEILKLVSQGYTNRDIAGRLEISVRTVEVHRFNLMRRLKVRNVAQLLRQALQHGFLPKNFAFK
- a CDS encoding dihydroorotate oxidase, giving the protein MDLSVTIAGVKFPTCFMNASGALCVTREELLALGRSQAGAIVTKSMTLEPRGGNPEPRYYGFPGGSINSMGLPNLGYRAYADLIPELARFGKPVIASIAGLCEDDFLTMARAIDQARPDLIEVNLSCPNIPGKPQIAYDPVDSERLLRRVRPLISVPMGVKLPPYFDPAHHAVMADVIRRCGVDYLNLINSVGNGLVIDPQRQTPVIKPKGGFGGLGGAMIKPVALANVRAFWKLLDGRIPIIGTGGVVRGVDAFEHVLCGASAVQVGTALVEEGVAVFDRLEKELVHELTSREFVSLEACRGKLREL
- a CDS encoding ABC transporter ATP-binding protein gives rise to the protein MAVLYAVMHDSPQRVARVQNLTKEYRHGSSVVRALHNVTLDIGEGEFCAFVGPSGCGKSTLLNLIGGLDHPTAGTIAIGDRPMTQAGAAEWTRLRREFIGIVFQAFHLIPGLTVEENVSLPLLLNGDQGRHVMSRVDEVLQSVGMETRRRHRPSELSGGEQQRVAIARAIVHRPRLILADEPTGNLDSTQGAEIVALFRALPERFGQSVLLVTHSEAAAAAADYIWHMRDGRLVNRTTPDVRPKGAEWISASRLRE